A single genomic interval of Halococcus sediminicola harbors:
- a CDS encoding DoxX family membrane protein, with product MAIDAGLGAIVFLIARILFGGLFIYQGLNHFLNTDAMAEYAEFKNVTAARFGVLASGGLLVLGGLGILLGVYPAIAAGLLVVFLLIVTPQMHDFWAVPEDQQQDEMTSFIKNVELLAASLVFLALSSETWAYALGIGLGL from the coding sequence ATGGCAATCGATGCTGGACTCGGAGCCATCGTGTTCCTGATCGCGCGTATCCTCTTCGGTGGACTGTTCATATATCAGGGCCTCAACCACTTCCTGAATACCGATGCGATGGCCGAGTATGCCGAGTTCAAGAACGTGACCGCGGCGCGATTCGGTGTCCTCGCCTCGGGTGGATTGCTCGTACTCGGCGGACTCGGTATCCTCCTTGGCGTGTATCCAGCAATCGCCGCAGGACTACTCGTGGTGTTCCTCCTTATCGTGACACCACAGATGCACGATTTCTGGGCCGTGCCCGAGGACCAACAGCAAGACGAGATGACGAGTTTCATCAAGAACGTCGAACTCCTCGCTGCCTCGTTGGTTTTCCTCGCTCTCAGCAGTGAGACGTGGGCCTATGCACTCGGCATTGGACTCGGACTATAG
- a CDS encoding alpha/beta hydrolase gives MTGPHQNQPLVTAGASVEAAEAAVVLVHGRGATARSIVQMTDEFDHDDIAYLAPQAARNTWYPNAFTAPIESNEPERTSGLQAIADAVSKANEADISTDRVMILGFSQGACLASEFVGRNPTRYGGLAVLSGGLIGEDVAPDDYEGDLADTSVFLGCSDVDPHIPEERVRTTADVFERMDADVTMRLYEGMSHGINEDELHAVADLLDGLTRDSPQ, from the coding sequence GTGACTGGACCCCATCAAAACCAACCCCTCGTGACGGCCGGCGCGTCCGTGGAGGCTGCCGAGGCCGCTGTCGTTCTCGTTCACGGCCGTGGAGCGACCGCTCGGAGTATCGTCCAGATGACCGATGAGTTCGACCACGACGATATCGCGTATCTCGCCCCACAGGCCGCCCGCAATACGTGGTATCCGAACGCGTTTACTGCACCCATCGAATCGAACGAACCCGAGCGCACGTCGGGGCTGCAAGCCATCGCTGACGCCGTGAGTAAGGCCAACGAGGCGGACATTTCGACGGACCGTGTGATGATCCTTGGTTTCTCACAGGGCGCGTGTCTCGCGAGCGAGTTCGTCGGGCGCAACCCAACGCGCTACGGTGGGCTTGCAGTCTTGAGCGGCGGTCTCATCGGTGAAGACGTTGCCCCCGACGACTACGAGGGTGACCTTGCGGACACGTCCGTGTTCCTCGGCTGTAGCGACGTGGACCCACACATCCCCGAAGAACGAGTCCGTACGACAGCCGATGTCTTCGAACGGATGGACGCCGACGTGACCATGCGTCTCTACGAAGGAATGAGCCACGGCATCAACGAGGACGAACTTCATGCGGTGGCCGATCTCCTCGATGGTCTCACTCGGGATAGTCCCCAGTGA
- a CDS encoding TrkA C-terminal domain-containing protein has protein sequence MATPIAIITLLLVAAVSLLIIRTGAIALVMTGMAREIASFQASSAFSGAGFTTDEAERALATPQRRAIVKTLIRAGSIGIVTSVASLALWFTQVNTFAGPQVAYLVVGAVVLGLFARSRWFNRLITPGIEWALNRTTTLEFNDYTHLLEFREGYRIAELETEDNDWLAGGSLGSLDLNAEGVMILGINRRDGSYISPPDPNYTLQSGDTLTAYGKKDRLVELSERTEDDERAHTEAIEDHELNTEEGEFPTYS, from the coding sequence ATGGCGACACCAATAGCGATCATCACCCTCCTGCTCGTGGCAGCCGTCTCGCTGTTGATCATTCGTACTGGCGCCATCGCGCTCGTAATGACTGGCATGGCACGGGAAATCGCCTCGTTTCAGGCTTCCTCGGCGTTTTCGGGTGCGGGATTCACCACCGACGAAGCCGAGCGCGCGCTTGCGACACCACAGCGGCGTGCAATCGTCAAAACCCTCATTCGAGCGGGGAGTATCGGTATCGTCACTTCCGTCGCGTCGCTCGCGCTTTGGTTCACCCAAGTCAATACGTTTGCCGGGCCTCAGGTAGCGTACCTCGTCGTCGGTGCCGTCGTGCTCGGGCTATTCGCTCGAAGTCGCTGGTTCAACCGCCTCATTACTCCCGGCATCGAGTGGGCGCTCAACCGGACTACCACGCTTGAATTTAACGACTACACACATCTCCTGGAATTTCGGGAAGGTTATCGAATCGCGGAACTCGAAACGGAAGACAACGACTGGCTCGCCGGAGGATCGCTCGGCAGTCTTGACCTCAATGCCGAGGGCGTGATGATATTGGGGATCAATCGACGAGACGGATCGTATATCAGCCCGCCCGACCCGAACTACACCCTCCAGTCCGGTGACACACTTACCGCCTACGGGAAGAAAGATAGATTGGTTGAACTCTCGGAACGTACGGAGGACGATGAGAGAGCCCATACCGAAGCCATCGAAGACCACGAGCTGAATACTGAAGAGGGAGAATTTCCCACATACTCGTAG
- the pstB gene encoding phosphate ABC transporter ATP-binding protein PstB, with translation MSTLQQDRDRTAGESDERTEPEWTNYDFDNRTKFDIDDLDVFYGDEQALEGISLDIPAESVTALIGPSGCGKSTFLRCLNRMNDRVKSARVEGSVALDGQEIYGDGVDLVELRKRVGMVFQQPNPFPKSIRKNVSYGPRKHGDVETGLLARLFGDDAGDEDALVERALRQAALWEEVDDRLDDNALGLSGGQQQRLCIARCLAVDPEVILMDEPASALDPIATAKIEDLIEELADDYTVVVVTHNMQQAARISDQTAVFLTGGELVEYGDTNEIFENPDSQRVEDYITGKFG, from the coding sequence ATGAGCACGCTACAACAGGACCGCGACCGGACCGCCGGCGAGAGCGACGAACGCACCGAACCGGAGTGGACGAACTACGACTTCGACAACAGGACGAAGTTCGACATCGACGACCTCGATGTCTTCTACGGCGACGAGCAGGCGCTCGAAGGGATCAGCCTCGACATCCCCGCAGAGAGCGTCACGGCGCTCATCGGCCCGTCGGGCTGCGGGAAGTCGACGTTTCTTCGCTGTCTGAACAGGATGAACGACCGCGTCAAGAGCGCGCGCGTCGAGGGCAGCGTCGCACTCGATGGCCAGGAGATCTACGGCGACGGCGTCGATCTCGTCGAGCTCAGAAAGCGCGTCGGGATGGTGTTCCAGCAGCCGAACCCGTTCCCCAAGTCGATTCGAAAGAACGTCTCGTACGGCCCGCGCAAACACGGCGACGTCGAGACCGGGCTGCTCGCGCGGCTGTTCGGCGACGACGCCGGCGACGAGGACGCGCTCGTCGAGCGCGCGCTCCGACAGGCCGCCCTCTGGGAGGAGGTCGACGACCGGCTCGACGACAATGCACTTGGATTGTCAGGAGGACAACAACAGCGCCTCTGCATCGCGCGCTGTCTCGCCGTCGACCCTGAGGTCATCCTGATGGACGAACCCGCGAGCGCGCTCGACCCGATCGCGACCGCGAAGATCGAGGACCTCATCGAGGAGCTCGCCGACGACTACACCGTGGTCGTCGTCACCCACAACATGCAGCAGGCGGCTCGTATCTCGGACCAAACGGCGGTCTTCCTCACCGGCGGCGAACTCGTCGAGTACGGCGACACCAACGAGATCTTCGAGAACCCCGACAGCCAGCGCGTCGAAGACTACATCACCGGCAAGTTCGGCTGA
- the pstA gene encoding phosphate ABC transporter permease PstA — protein MSTDTGVASALDRGSTGPLRYAGGAVVTLGAIVLVASLLAFVQVVPTTITGASLFDVLALALVAAACCLIAVVVAAKLSVLDTAPDHTAGTSLATVFGLVGLVAGGLVSAQTLGFGTLWPLGALAGAALGIVLAIVPQEDSALAATGGGFSLVVGGIVLTDVIGPDWRWQPEGLSAAFTPETTLPILLGVAGLVLAWVGAQAAAGFGTQGKARGASLLVSANAAGMIALLVVLISFIAVRGWGPMTEGIRFGLFWEPVTWFQPPGWDEYVVISAPLLWFHWPFVMEGFAITNAINGVAPAIVGTVWLVVGAVSVAIPLGVGTAVFLTEYAEQGRITSLVEIATNGLWSTPSIVYGLFGLAFLVPRIGNGSSLLSGMLVLSFMLLPLVIITSREALLNVPDQYRDASAALGVSRWQTIKSVVLPAAMPGVVTGAILGVGRIAGETAPILLVLTGEPFPETGPDLLNFGAAFTSSFPFVELSFLNTDALLQPATALPYQLFATITAGVGDVGEGFSWGTALVLLLVVFAFYAVGIASRRYFDTKLQS, from the coding sequence ATGAGCACGGACACGGGTGTTGCGAGCGCGCTCGATCGGGGAAGCACCGGCCCGCTGCGGTACGCCGGTGGGGCGGTCGTCACGCTCGGTGCCATCGTGCTCGTCGCGAGCCTGCTCGCGTTCGTCCAGGTCGTTCCCACCACGATCACGGGTGCGTCGCTGTTCGACGTGCTTGCGCTCGCACTCGTCGCGGCGGCGTGCTGTCTGATCGCGGTCGTCGTCGCCGCCAAACTGAGCGTGCTCGACACCGCACCGGACCACACCGCCGGCACGTCGCTCGCGACCGTCTTCGGTCTCGTCGGGCTCGTCGCCGGCGGACTCGTGAGCGCACAGACACTCGGATTCGGTACTCTGTGGCCGCTCGGCGCGCTCGCCGGCGCGGCGCTCGGGATCGTGCTGGCGATCGTTCCGCAAGAAGACAGCGCGCTCGCGGCGACGGGTGGCGGGTTCTCACTCGTGGTGGGTGGGATCGTTCTGACGGACGTCATCGGCCCGGACTGGCGATGGCAGCCGGAGGGCCTGTCGGCCGCGTTCACGCCCGAGACGACCCTGCCGATCCTGCTCGGCGTCGCCGGATTGGTGCTCGCGTGGGTCGGCGCGCAGGCGGCCGCTGGCTTCGGCACGCAGGGCAAGGCGCGCGGCGCGTCGCTGCTCGTGAGCGCGAACGCGGCGGGCATGATCGCGCTGCTGGTCGTCCTCATCTCCTTTATCGCCGTGCGCGGCTGGGGGCCGATGACCGAAGGCATCCGTTTCGGGCTGTTCTGGGAGCCGGTGACATGGTTTCAGCCACCCGGCTGGGACGAGTACGTCGTCATCAGCGCTCCCCTGCTCTGGTTCCACTGGCCGTTCGTGATGGAGGGGTTCGCGATCACCAACGCGATCAACGGCGTCGCGCCGGCCATCGTCGGTACCGTCTGGCTGGTCGTCGGTGCGGTGTCGGTCGCCATCCCGCTCGGGGTCGGCACAGCAGTATTCCTGACCGAGTACGCCGAACAGGGTCGGATCACGTCGCTCGTCGAGATCGCCACGAACGGACTCTGGAGCACCCCGAGCATCGTCTACGGGCTCTTCGGGTTGGCCTTCCTCGTGCCGCGCATCGGCAACGGGAGCAGCCTGCTGTCGGGCATGCTGGTGCTCAGTTTCATGCTCCTGCCCCTCGTCATCATCACGAGCCGCGAGGCCCTGCTCAACGTGCCCGACCAGTACCGCGACGCGAGCGCCGCCCTCGGCGTGAGTCGCTGGCAGACGATCAAGAGCGTCGTCCTACCGGCGGCGATGCCGGGCGTCGTGACTGGTGCGATCCTCGGCGTGGGCCGCATCGCGGGCGAGACCGCGCCCATCCTGCTCGTCCTCACCGGCGAACCGTTCCCCGAGACCGGACCCGATCTGTTGAACTTCGGGGCGGCGTTCACCTCGTCGTTCCCGTTCGTCGAGCTGTCGTTCCTCAACACCGACGCACTGCTCCAGCCGGCGACGGCGCTGCCCTACCAGCTGTTCGCCACCATCACGGCCGGCGTCGGCGACGTGGGCGAGGGGTTCTCGTGGGGGACGGCGCTCGTTCTCCTGCTGGTGGTCTTCGCCTTCTACGCGGTCGGCATCGCCTCGCGGCGCTACTTCGACACCAAACTTCAATCATGA
- the pstC gene encoding phosphate ABC transporter permease subunit PstC has translation MSVERGLVDRFEALSIATPVGVLLGITLVAVALTFFLAPGLVIYPLAAFALVVVYGVFNEQGTTARVLALAATVVTVLVLGLITIYLVVQSIPAFRLMGLDILTKTGGALWDPSAEIYSLVPMMWGTLVTTLIATAIAAPLGVAGAVFIAEMAPDWARGLLKPAVEALAGIPSIVYGFIGFVVLNPFMAEEFSLPTFGSLFVVGIVIGAMALPTVVSVAEDAIASVPGPMKDGSLALGATDWQTTTAVTLPAAFSGVSAAVLLGIGRAVGETMAATVILAHAQALPDPLYDVFGNTETLTSLIASQYGIASGSQMSALFAAGVVLFVTVLGLSIGSQYVERRMERTLGGDT, from the coding sequence ATGAGCGTCGAACGCGGGCTCGTCGACCGGTTCGAAGCGCTCTCGATCGCGACCCCCGTCGGCGTGCTGCTCGGGATCACGCTGGTGGCGGTCGCGCTGACCTTCTTCCTCGCGCCCGGTCTGGTGATCTACCCGCTCGCGGCGTTCGCGCTGGTCGTCGTCTACGGGGTCTTCAACGAGCAGGGAACGACCGCCCGCGTGCTCGCGCTCGCGGCGACGGTCGTGACGGTGCTCGTGCTCGGGCTCATCACGATCTATCTCGTGGTGCAGTCGATTCCGGCCTTCCGGCTCATGGGTCTCGACATCCTGACGAAGACGGGCGGTGCGTTGTGGGACCCGAGCGCGGAGATCTACTCGCTCGTGCCGATGATGTGGGGCACACTCGTCACGACGCTCATCGCCACCGCCATCGCCGCCCCGCTCGGCGTCGCCGGCGCGGTGTTCATCGCCGAGATGGCTCCCGACTGGGCGCGTGGGCTCCTCAAGCCCGCCGTCGAGGCGCTCGCGGGGATTCCCTCCATCGTCTATGGGTTCATCGGCTTCGTCGTTCTCAACCCGTTCATGGCCGAGGAGTTCTCGCTCCCGACGTTCGGGAGCCTGTTCGTCGTCGGCATCGTCATCGGCGCGATGGCGCTCCCGACCGTGGTATCGGTCGCCGAGGACGCCATCGCGAGCGTGCCCGGCCCGATGAAGGACGGCTCGCTCGCGCTCGGGGCGACAGACTGGCAGACGACGACCGCTGTGACGCTGCCGGCGGCCTTTTCGGGCGTGTCGGCGGCCGTCCTGCTCGGCATCGGCCGCGCCGTCGGCGAGACGATGGCCGCGACGGTGATCCTCGCTCACGCACAGGCGCTTCCCGACCCGCTGTATGACGTGTTCGGCAACACCGAGACGCTCACGAGCCTCATCGCCAGCCAGTACGGCATCGCCAGCGGCTCGCAGATGAGCGCGCTGTTCGCCGCCGGCGTCGTTCTCTTCGTCACTGTGCTCGGCCTGAGCATCGGCTCGCAGTACGTCGAACGACGGATGGAGCGAACGCTCGGGGGCGACACATGA
- a CDS encoding PstS family phosphate ABC transporter substrate-binding protein: MQETPVSRRAVLAGGAGLCAGLAGCISTSATPPDSADANDSSGGETGDAPTLKAGGSSTVYPVVDRAASFWGTNAAPSEGKFWKPTKYGIDTDERLADYWAGLYGFDATKSDSPPIVVSVSLSHSGTGLEKLRSGRLDLGNSSAPVKAEFPDLAEKKLSKYEDHVVGVDAQPIVVSQAIKEAGVSEISAKTLKAIYKGEITDWRGVPGYSGPSTEIQVVGRSEGSGTDTAFRNNLFGDPNAAIPGVDIRKGENQQVKQIVTNSTNALAYMALAFVDDSVPAIALTFQGTKYVPGENLAEGGYPLARDLHCYTYDGTSKKEAALLRMLVSGYGQQSFVKAVGYSALPPKRRKKQREKLPNAKR; the protein is encoded by the coding sequence ATGCAGGAAACGCCTGTGAGTCGGCGCGCAGTGCTGGCGGGCGGGGCCGGACTGTGCGCGGGGCTTGCTGGCTGTATCAGCACGAGCGCGACGCCGCCGGACAGCGCGGACGCGAACGATTCTTCGGGCGGTGAAACGGGCGACGCGCCGACCCTGAAGGCGGGTGGCTCATCGACGGTGTACCCGGTCGTCGACAGGGCCGCCTCGTTCTGGGGAACGAACGCCGCCCCATCCGAGGGAAAGTTCTGGAAACCGACCAAATACGGCATCGACACCGACGAGCGCCTCGCCGACTACTGGGCCGGACTGTACGGTTTCGACGCGACCAAGAGCGACTCGCCGCCGATCGTGGTGAGCGTGAGTCTCAGCCACTCGGGGACCGGTCTCGAAAAACTGCGCAGCGGTCGGCTCGATCTCGGCAATTCGAGCGCGCCGGTGAAAGCCGAGTTTCCCGATCTCGCGGAGAAGAAACTCTCGAAGTACGAGGATCATGTGGTGGGCGTCGACGCCCAGCCGATCGTCGTCAGTCAGGCGATCAAAGAAGCGGGCGTCAGCGAGATCTCGGCGAAAACACTCAAAGCCATCTACAAGGGCGAGATCACCGACTGGAGGGGGGTGCCGGGCTACTCCGGTCCGAGCACGGAGATCCAGGTCGTCGGGCGCTCTGAGGGGTCCGGCACCGACACCGCCTTCCGGAACAACCTCTTCGGCGACCCGAACGCCGCGATCCCCGGCGTCGACATCCGCAAAGGTGAAAATCAGCAGGTCAAACAGATCGTCACCAACTCGACGAACGCGCTCGCGTACATGGCGCTCGCGTTCGTCGACGACTCGGTGCCGGCCATCGCGCTCACCTTCCAGGGAACGAAGTACGTGCCCGGCGAGAACCTCGCCGAGGGCGGCTACCCGCTCGCACGCGATCTGCACTGTTACACCTACGACGGCACCTCGAAGAAGGAAGCCGCACTATTGCGGATGCTCGTCAGCGGGTACGGCCAGCAGTCGTTCGTCAAGGCCGTGGGCTACTCGGCGCTGCCACCGAAACGCCGGAAGAAACAGCGCGAAAAACTCCCTAACGCCAAGCGATGA
- the msrB gene encoding peptide-methionine (R)-S-oxide reductase MsrB, with product MSNEPATTGELPETDEEWREVLTDEEYEILREQGTEPKFSGELLDQHDDGTFVCAGCGTELFSSDTKFESKTGWPSFSDVADEGNVELRRDTSHGMERTEVVCATCGGHLGHVFDDGPEPTGKRYCINSAALGFDGDES from the coding sequence ATGTCGAACGAACCCGCGACGACCGGCGAACTGCCAGAAACCGACGAGGAGTGGCGCGAGGTGCTGACCGACGAGGAGTACGAGATCCTGCGCGAGCAGGGCACCGAACCCAAATTCAGCGGCGAGTTACTTGACCAGCACGACGACGGCACCTTCGTCTGTGCGGGCTGTGGCACCGAACTGTTCTCCTCGGACACCAAGTTCGAGTCCAAAACGGGGTGGCCGAGCTTCTCGGACGTCGCCGACGAGGGGAACGTCGAGCTCCGGCGCGACACCAGTCACGGAATGGAGCGCACCGAAGTGGTCTGTGCGACCTGTGGCGGCCATCTCGGCCACGTCTTCGATGACGGACCGGAACCCACGGGTAAGCGCTACTGCATCAACTCGGCGGCGCTCGGCTTCGACGGCGACGAATCGTAG
- a CDS encoding helix-turn-helix transcriptional regulator has product MTRVWLLGLVAAIALGALVVPAIAVGDAQQTAAPNGSEAATGFDEARFVVTVYENGSARWTQRYNQPLGNETEISRFRAYANRFENEETPLYTDFRERATALTTEGSNATGRAMSARGFSRDAQVSSRPDATGVVEMSFVWRNFTTAEGGYPVGESFDSGLYLSRGTSIEFRAGPNLEVDWDEVDPEPDASANGSANVTDSLTYFGPAQFAGGHPRIAFTEESALMAEGDSLPGTPLVWIVAALAVVALLGAVVVGRSEASIPFRDESTDDEPTDATAVETEREDAADEPDAPPEPTVSAADLRSDADHIEELLEANGGRMQQGDIVSETDWSKSKVSTLLSEMAEEGRVSKLRVGRENIVSLAGHEPEATGSPFDEE; this is encoded by the coding sequence ATGACGCGGGTGTGGCTGCTCGGTCTCGTCGCCGCGATAGCGCTGGGAGCGCTCGTCGTTCCCGCGATAGCGGTCGGCGACGCACAGCAGACGGCCGCACCGAACGGTTCGGAGGCGGCGACGGGGTTCGACGAGGCGCGCTTCGTGGTCACGGTCTACGAGAACGGCTCGGCGCGCTGGACCCAGCGCTACAACCAACCGCTCGGGAACGAGACCGAGATCAGTCGCTTTCGTGCCTACGCCAACCGCTTCGAGAACGAGGAGACACCCCTGTACACGGATTTCAGGGAGCGCGCGACGGCGCTCACCACAGAGGGGTCGAACGCGACCGGGCGGGCGATGAGCGCACGAGGGTTCAGCCGTGACGCGCAGGTCAGTTCGCGACCGGACGCGACAGGCGTCGTCGAGATGTCGTTCGTGTGGCGGAACTTCACGACCGCCGAGGGAGGCTACCCGGTCGGCGAGAGCTTCGACAGCGGGCTGTATCTCTCCCGGGGAACCTCCATCGAGTTCCGGGCCGGGCCGAACCTCGAAGTCGACTGGGACGAGGTCGACCCCGAACCCGACGCATCGGCCAACGGCTCGGCGAACGTGACCGACTCGCTCACCTACTTCGGCCCGGCGCAGTTCGCGGGCGGCCATCCACGGATCGCCTTCACCGAGGAGTCGGCGCTGATGGCCGAGGGTGATTCGCTCCCCGGCACGCCGCTCGTGTGGATCGTCGCGGCGCTCGCCGTCGTCGCCCTCCTCGGTGCGGTGGTCGTCGGGCGTTCGGAGGCGTCGATACCGTTTCGAGACGAGAGCACCGACGACGAGCCGACGGACGCGACCGCCGTAGAGACCGAACGCGAGGACGCGGCCGACGAACCGGACGCACCGCCGGAGCCGACGGTGAGCGCTGCGGACCTCAGGAGCGACGCGGACCATATCGAGGAACTGCTCGAGGCCAACGGCGGGCGGATGCAACAGGGCGACATCGTGTCCGAAACCGACTGGTCGAAATCGAAGGTGAGTACATTACTCTCGGAGATGGCCGAGGAGGGCCGTGTGAGCAAGCTTCGCGTCGGCCGCGAGAACATCGTGAGCCTCGCGGGCCACGAACCCGAGGCCACCGGGTCGCCGTTCGATGAGGAGTAA
- the thyX gene encoding FAD-dependent thymidylate synthase, which yields MDVRLLEATDDPERVVCIGARNDYSSGFVGEQSFAETMATVEGDTIEEKKRTLIGHLLDHGHFGPFEHPQATFAVEGVSRSCMAQLTRHRHVSFDVQSMRYVAFDEVDPAEVREGAMVVTPPSATDPDWVGRNQRGGAADEEVVEKREQVFRESVVGSVESYQELLDTGMPPEDARFVLPIGTEVNMVFSMNVRMLMHVADMRAAADSQWEIRELTEEILDLAAEWCPLTFAHYDEHMKGRKNRLAP from the coding sequence ATGGACGTCCGCCTGCTCGAAGCGACCGACGACCCCGAGAGAGTGGTCTGTATCGGCGCGCGCAACGACTATTCGTCCGGTTTCGTCGGCGAGCAGTCGTTCGCGGAGACGATGGCGACCGTCGAGGGCGACACCATCGAGGAGAAAAAGCGCACGCTCATCGGCCACCTGCTCGACCACGGCCACTTCGGCCCGTTCGAGCACCCCCAAGCCACCTTCGCCGTCGAGGGCGTCAGCCGCTCGTGCATGGCCCAGCTCACCCGTCATCGCCACGTCTCCTTCGACGTACAGTCGATGCGCTACGTCGCCTTCGACGAGGTCGATCCGGCGGAGGTGCGTGAGGGTGCGATGGTCGTCACGCCGCCGTCGGCGACCGATCCCGACTGGGTGGGCCGCAACCAGCGCGGCGGCGCGGCCGACGAGGAGGTGGTGGAAAAACGCGAGCAGGTCTTTCGGGAGTCGGTCGTCGGGTCGGTCGAGAGCTATCAGGAGCTGCTCGATACCGGGATGCCGCCCGAGGACGCCCGATTCGTGCTGCCGATCGGCACGGAGGTGAATATGGTGTTCTCGATGAACGTCCGGATGCTGATGCACGTCGCGGACATGCGCGCGGCCGCCGACAGCCAGTGGGAGATTCGGGAGTTGACCGAGGAAATTCTGGACCTCGCCGCCGAGTGGTGTCCGCTCACCTTCGCCCACTACGACGAGCACATGAAGGGCCGGAAGAACCGGCTCGCACCCTGA
- a CDS encoding LEA type 2 family protein has protein sequence MNRTRAAVLALVVLAAVGGVAVLAVERPTVEGTESRFSGVNDSTTLVTTELAVANPNPVGVSLGNATVDHSVRMNGIVMGNGSREGFRIAAGETSVNFTTAIDNRKVPAWWASHVARGERTRLTTGASVDVPVFGTERVSENRTVTTDITGALNASEPRPINASLPLIDDPVLVVDRTTATWGTVTPETTPLDIALGVENPSEIPIPVSRIDYTVTMNDIAVANGTTGRGTVIPPGGERTVRTSAAIRNRKLDDWWVSHVERDQHTDLRVSLVAVLDLPGDTTVRVPLDGAGYSTSIDTDVFGTKNGSAAGTDSTRLTGRAPPGPEPS, from the coding sequence ATGAATCGCACGCGTGCCGCCGTGCTCGCTCTCGTCGTCCTCGCAGCGGTCGGCGGTGTGGCCGTCCTCGCCGTCGAGCGCCCGACGGTCGAGGGGACCGAAAGCCGGTTTTCCGGCGTGAACGACTCGACGACGCTCGTCACGACCGAACTCGCCGTGGCGAACCCGAACCCGGTCGGGGTCAGCCTCGGGAACGCGACGGTCGATCACTCGGTGCGGATGAACGGCATCGTGATGGGGAACGGAAGCCGGGAGGGGTTTCGTATCGCCGCCGGCGAGACATCCGTGAACTTCACGACCGCCATCGACAACCGAAAAGTTCCCGCGTGGTGGGCGAGTCACGTCGCGCGCGGCGAGCGAACGCGACTCACCACGGGGGCGAGCGTCGACGTGCCGGTATTCGGTACCGAGCGGGTGAGCGAGAACCGGACGGTGACCACCGACATCACGGGCGCGTTGAACGCGAGCGAGCCACGGCCGATAAACGCGAGCCTGCCGCTGATTGACGACCCCGTGCTGGTGGTCGATCGAACGACCGCGACGTGGGGGACCGTGACTCCCGAAACGACGCCGCTCGACATCGCTCTCGGGGTGGAAAACCCGAGTGAGATCCCGATTCCGGTGAGTCGAATCGACTACACCGTCACGATGAACGACATCGCCGTCGCCAACGGAACCACGGGTCGGGGCACGGTGATTCCACCCGGCGGCGAGCGGACGGTTCGGACGAGCGCGGCCATCCGCAATCGCAAGCTCGACGACTGGTGGGTCAGCCACGTCGAGCGCGACCAGCACACCGACCTCCGGGTGTCGCTCGTCGCCGTCCTCGACCTCCCCGGCGACACCACAGTACGAGTGCCGCTCGACGGCGCTGGCTACAGCACCAGCATCGACACGGACGTGTTCGGTACGAAGAACGGGTCGGCCGCCGGAACGGATTCGACTCGGCTGACCGGGAGAGCACCGCCGGGCCCCGAACCGTCGTGA
- a CDS encoding DUF7525 family protein, which translates to MSTSVGTDRGVGFAVLFVMLALAGALVALVAGLLETQLTAAWGFAAASLAGAIAIAAIHLSG; encoded by the coding sequence ATGTCCACATCCGTCGGGACCGACCGCGGCGTCGGCTTCGCCGTGCTGTTCGTGATGCTCGCGCTCGCCGGCGCGCTCGTCGCGCTCGTCGCCGGATTGCTCGAAACCCAACTCACCGCCGCGTGGGGCTTCGCCGCGGCGTCGCTCGCCGGTGCGATCGCCATCGCCGCGATCCATCTGTCGGGCTGA
- a CDS encoding DUF7123 family protein produces the protein MTDFTDEDRRILAYLHDSVSRGERYFRSKNIADQLGLTAKQVGVRLPRLAEQSEDIDIEKWSRAKSTTWRITPG, from the coding sequence ATGACCGACTTCACCGACGAGGACCGGCGGATTCTCGCGTACCTCCACGACAGCGTTTCCCGTGGGGAGCGCTACTTCCGCTCGAAGAACATCGCCGACCAGCTCGGGCTGACCGCCAAACAGGTCGGCGTCCGGCTGCCACGGCTGGCCGAACAGTCCGAGGACATCGACATCGAGAAGTGGAGCCGCGCGAAGTCGACCACGTGGCGCATCACGCCCGGCTGA